ATGCTACAAACTTCTCATTTATTTAACTGTTACAATGATAttctgatattttttatatgatacaGGCTCTCGAGTTAATTCAAGAACTTCAGAAGCATTTCCCTATAAAACGATGTCCTTTGAGAATACGTGCTACTGCTCCTCAGGACCAATTGCCTAATCTTTTAGAAAAGCTGAAGGAATGGAATGCTACTGTTATTTCTAAAGAAGGATCTTCTGCTCAGTTATCTGTGGTAAGTACTTGCTATTTCTTATATAGTTGTAAACCACGATTGTTACATGGTcaattctattttaatttttgctgtactgtttctttttattttattttatttctcatattGTATAGTATCACTTGAAAGTTAAAGTAAGGATTAGTATGGTTGGTAGTTTTATGGAAgtctttattatctattatgtGGATGTGTTTTGATAAGTCACTTAATTAAGCACTTTTATTAGAAATTTATCATTCTAGAACTTATTCATAAATTTGACTTAAAACCTTAGTGAAACAATCTTTAAGTTTCTACATAAAGATGTTGAAACATGCTAAAAAAAGAGCTTACAAGAGTCACGGGACACTTTCATAAGCTAAAATAAGCTTTGGAGAGCTAACGAAAGGTCCACTTTCAAGTAGTTGTGTTGATGATCTAATTCAAGTATTTGGTCAGTCACATTCTTTGGGACATTGTATGTGGTTATTGTTCAAGTTTAAGCCATATTGATTACTAAATGAAGTTACAAATAGCAGGACATTCCATTGTTGCTTTTAGTTAATTATGGCAGATATATAGAATATTTTTGCCACTTCTCGTTAGTTGTAGATATATGCATTCTGCTAAACAAAGAATTGCACTAACCAATGCAAAATCAGCTTTATTTTTGGACCTTCTTTCCTACCTCACCCCAAAGGAGTAGTCTATTTCTGAAACTGTTCCATGAATCTTCTGTTATTGTCTCTGTTGGATTAACGGAAGAAATGTTATTCTTTCCAAAAGTTGGGTGAATATGGTGTTTCTGCATATTGTGTATGTATATGATCAATCTTGAATTTGTTAACGTGTTGAGGGATAATGGTATATTCTCTGATTGGATTTGAATTGCAGGTTTTTGAAATGGAACCTGGTCTATATAAGGATTGTCATGACTTTGTTATGAATAAGATGCATGGAAGATTTGAAGTTCTTGCTCACTCTCTTTATGTGGAGGGGGATACGCATGTGGATCAATACAATGATTATGAGGATATGCCTGCACCGTTGCCCAAAGAAACTCATGATTCTGTGCTTGAACTTAATGAGAAACTTCaaaaacaaacaatttcatCCACGAGTAGGCCTACTGAGACACAACAAAAGCAAAACAAGTGCAACACATGTAATGTTTCCTTTGATGACTCTAAGCTATACAGGGAACATCACAAGAGTGAGTGGCACAAGCACAATATGAAGCGTAAGACAAAGCAACTCCCACCACTTACTGAGGAAGAGTGCATGGCAGACATGGAATTAGACGACTCAAAATCTGATTTGAAGGATTATTCATTTTGAGATGATAATAAGTGTTTTAGTGGTGTAAGTTGGTAATCGCATTTTTTAAGTCTTGTGTTTGTACTTAGGTAAATTTTGTCCGGATAATTTTGGTTATGGTAAACTTCACATGAAAAAATCTTTATATTGAAATCCCTTGGAATGCTCAATTACAAGGACTAAAGCGTTGCTCTTAGATACCTGAAAGAAGTGGaaacttaaattaataataagataagctgctaatattatttatgtttcatatttattttagtagAACTAAATTGTCACAGTTATGATCTCTTACATCGTCTTGAGTCATCATTCCTAGATAAATAAAGATGAGTTATTTGAAATACAAGTAATCAACTCTCATGAAGAGGACATATAAGCCAATCTTTCTTTACTAAGACAATTTAGGattttttacattgattaaacTTAAGATCACGTAGTGCTTTTGCATACAAGAAACAattcattattctttttttgtatggAAGAGCTAAGTTATTTTTTGGCCTTGAAAGATAACTATTGTGAGAAAGCGGGTTAATCCTTTTACAAACTCTTAGAACTTTTTTCCAAAGGTTAGTAGTTTAAGCTAACATTTTCTAATGTGTGTAATacaaagactttttttttttacaacgGCTTTCtagtacacacacacacacacacacatatatatatatatatatatatatatatatatatatatatatatatatatatatatatatataggtatagATGTCTTTGTTATGGTGCAGTCAACTCTACTATAATGAATTCAAAAAGACATTGCCTTTATTGTTGCTTGTCTTGCTTTATGTTTTTTATCACTTGGACTATAACAGTTATGATCTCTTACATCGTCTTGAGTCATCATATACTAGATGAAATTGTTtgttcattaaaatttaatattatttattgtgataaaaaaaaactaggaaTGATTAAATTCCATCATAATGGGCTATCTATAAACatgtatttttcaatatatatttgaaataataaaaataataaaattaattttgggaTATActatagttattatttaaaagttaaagagAATGTGTGTAATAGGTTTTtactagtgcagtaagggcttttggtctcggttgtttttgatattttgtCCCAATTCTAGAACCaaggcatattggggtgaggcaaaaaagggtggtttttggcctcgggtgtcaaCCAAAGCCATAGGGATACTTTTCTACCTCGGTTCTCTGAGgacccgaagccataggggtGCTTTGCTCGCACCACCATTAGCACTGCTGCGCTCATCCTCGCCATCGAGATTGTCGGCAAACGCTGTCGCGGCCAGACCTTCACCAGCACTAAACGAGCAACCCACCGCGACGCTCAGATCCATGCTACCACTGCACAGTCTGAATGCGACAACAACAAACCACCATGAACCAGTAGAGCCAAGAGATCTAGAGATCCAGCACCTCCACCGCCGTTCGAAGCAGAACTTCAAGCCACTGTTGCGGGCAACCCTACTACTGTGTCGCCATCACCACCGCAAACAAAGGAAGAGAGTGACCACCAAATCACGCCTTTGCCGTGAGTCGCGAGCACGCCTCCTTCGCCAATGACGAACCAAACACCACTGCACGAGAAAACAAAGACGAGAATGCCTCCACCGCGCGTAAAGTGTTCGCTTAGGGACGAAGGTGAACAGTGCGAAGTCGCGAATTTGGGAACCTAAATAGGGCATATGGCCTCgcttcaattaataaccgaggcctaaagtccctttatggcctcggtcaataaagacccgaagccaaatgtGACGGCGCtggtgacatttttgaaattagggttactgGCTGACTTATAGACCTCGGTTCTTTTTTAACCAAGGCCAAAAACCTCTTCATATTGCCTCGGTTCAAAaacacccgaagccaaaagtgcTGACGttgatggcatttttgaaattttggttactcggctgccttataggcttcggttcttttgCAATCGAAGCCTAAAACCTCTTACTGCACCGGTTTTGCACACACCTTAGACAATATAGTTGgatgaaattgcaaaaatgtcaccgccTCCTTGTAGGCTTCGGTTCTGCTATAACCGAGGCTtataaggcgaagtaaaatgtcaaatctgcactagtgtttGTTTTGTTAGTGTAGTTTTAAATGAAGTAAGCAGAccttaacaaaagaaaagaagtcaGTGAaaactagagatggcaaataaacccgtccccgtgggtattgcccgaacccgtccccgttttgacggggaatccccgcattgactgggtatgggtatgggtatggggaatctccgactttttcagttgggtatggggatgggtatggggatgtacatatacccgccataatactcgtccccgccatatcttcattctcgtttaaattattaaaatattcacaattaatcaagtaacccatatatatatatatatatatatatatatatatatatatatattctattttttatttcttttaattatttcatttgtcattaaactcattctcatctccaatatattttttatcttatcataacctttatgtaattatgttaaaataatgtatgttaataaaaaaaattatgccttacatttgaatatttatattattttttaatatttttatttattataaattttcctttcacatgagaatgtttatactctcaatttaaggtaatataaaaaaaattctttacttattattattattattattaatttttgtttaatttgaagaactcttttgtttcattaaagtaattttcgttatttttcaaccattaagtatatatgttgatatttgaaaagttttcttagttctctaagatatttttcgtcttatcataccttagttatacatttgatttcctttgtgtgatttttttcgatagtctctcaaattatttctaaaacacacatttgttagttttttaatatttttatttattgtttttattttcatcatgtagaataatatatcataatgtaattgtttcactttaaattctgtttgaagtggttaaaattatatatatatatatataatgatatttaggaatagtatatgataattcactacaagaaaaaatgaaatggtgactgatttagtcagtaacccatatcagtcactatttttcgtcattggtggtagtagttgatttattgtctaaattagtgactgattcaatgatcgaatcggtacttgatttagtgaccaatttaattactaatttatttgtaatttaatgataaattttttggtcactaatgatatttctatttatttttaaccacttcaaacataatttaataattagttctctaaggtttttttcattttatcataccttaattatacatttgatttcctttgtgcgatttctttcgatagtctctcaaattatttctaaaacacacatttgttagttttttaatatttttatttattgtttattttcatcatgtagaataaaatatttcgatatattctatctaattatttgttattttataactcactattaatcatactgtaatttttttactttaattgtataaataacttttatttactacaatataaaaatttaatgtaatttctatgaatatttttttgtcactatgcaacatatattgaagttcaaaagatacaaaatctatgtcaaaattttattattatgtttattatttgttttttgtgttattttgatcaagtgatgtattataactttttattagtgtataaaaaagagattcattataatttaaaaaattgaagtaaacaaatatttaaaatatattttaatttgaatatttgttctttgtgtcattttgatcaagtgatatattataacttttattagtgtataaaaaagagattcattagaatttaaaaaattgaagtaaacaaacatttaaaatatattttaatttgaatatttgttttccttttatacttttttgaaatattttttaattttatcaactaagttcattaatgttgtagtttgcaaatttaataaatgttttggttcacatgaaattttatttggtattctaatataaaatataaacaattataatttattttaatgtatttggcatcgaagaaaatcctcctaatattgaatatttcataatattatgttttctttaccgtaattttttttcttttataaaaattaatattgaagtagttagaacatgggtacgggtatgagtacgagattatacccgttacccggtggggatggggatgggaaaaaagtttgatacccgttgggtttgggtatgaggatggggatgaattttttatgcggggatgggtatgggatagtgaaacccgtccccgtcccgccccgttgccatccctagtgaAAACAAGAAAGGAGTATTGAGaagtaaatattataaaattttaaaaaaaattgtagagctaattatatataatattggacttaaatataatttataagcTCCTACTAAAAATGGTTCTGTTTTATCTGATTTTACAAGCGTAAATTTTAAAGACGTCTTTCTAAAACTTTTCAAACAGTTGTAGTCACTTAAAAAAATCCctatactttatttatttgaagtttaaCCATTGTTACTATTTATTCCTTCTTTCATCAGATACATACATCTAAATATACACAAACACAAAGGGGGCCACGCAACAATTTTTCTCTTGGTTTTgaaagattaattaagaaaagtgACAAAGTGTAtctgaatttatttattattaaaagaaaaattaactcatcatcaaattaagaataatgATGAACATAAATGCAATATTGCTATAAGTGGAAGGAAGCAAGAGAGCCTCATAAATTTGGGAAGGGTTGAAGTAAAGCAAATTGTGATTTTTATCCTCGTATCTGCATAAAAGTATTTAAAGCATGTTCTATAATTAACCGTTGGTGACAGTTAGAAACGAACGGTGAAACAGCAATCACCGAATACAAACTCCCCTTAATAATCCCCATTATTATTTAGCTTCCTTCatttttcaccattttcacCATTAACCAACTCAACTCATAATACCATCGGCACAAACCAATAAACCCTCACGGCGAGGCGACCACCCTCTTTCAAGGTTGCCTCCGCcgatcaccaccaccaccgccgccgccgccaccgTCAATTCTTAATCttgaacaaataaataaagcaCCACCGTTTGCCTATTATATAGAGATAGATATATACACAAATAGATACATTCATGCATTGGTAggtgtaaatatatatacacattgaATCGATCAAGTATATACACAAAAAAGTATACATGGGAGAAGTGGAGCAACGGGGGCAGATGCAGGAGGTGGATACGAAGTTGCAGCAGCACATTGCGTTTGCAGAAGATGCGTTGAAGAAAAGGAGGCGTTTTTTGTCGAAGCAGTTGTCGATGTGTGAGGCGCCGCGAGACATTGCATgggagagaaagaagaagaaagaggggAGGACGAGACTGAGAACGAGGAGGAACAGTTTTCACCACTGCGATGACGTCACCGACGATGATCTTCACGAGCTCAAAGGATGCATAGAATTAGGGTTCGGTTTCAACGAGGAAGATGGCCAGACACTGTGCGACACCTTGCCTGCTCTCGATCTCTACTTCGCCGTCAACCGCCAGATGTCGCCGGTCTCCACCCCTAACGCCGGCGGCTCTTCTTCCTTTGGCAGCGCCATCAGCTttacaccaccaccaccgcctgACTCTGATTCTTGGAAGATTTGTAACCCAGGTTACATTTTCACTTTCTCTTTACATCTTCATGTTCACTCGTGACCCTTTGATATCACATGCATGCAGTGAGGACTTAAGTGTATAGAGAGGTATGTAGGTGCATTTTTGGTATCGTCAAAATTAggattaattattcttttgcttattgtttttttcataaatgttaaaattgttCTTCTAGTGTTTTcagttttaatttagtttattttttttcaaaaattactacaatttgattattttcgttcaattttttaaaacaaattaagaaattttcattaaaattaaagttattaaaaagaatagtttgttttgttagtgtaattaacataattttaatatcaattttgatgaaaaattcttgattaactttaaaaaatttaacaaaaatcgtcaaattacatcaattttttaaacaaattgagactaaaaaaaatatgaataatgatattttgaccatttttgatcaatttttaatctatcacttcAATTActcttcaattatttatttttattttttttagtgatgtaATGTGATGATTTAAGTGTGATTAGAGTGGTATgttaaaagtggataaaaaaaaagagtctAAACATCATTATCCAAAAAATATGGAGGATTaacttcatatttttgaacaaaaatatgaacaaaaaagagtaatttaactttagatttattaataaagtaactgaacaaattttgttttgccCCCTAATCTTATATTTGAATTCGTGGACCGTTCTGCTATATGATAGactgtatatatttaaaagtgtACAAATACACTACTTGATTTAGGGTCTTAGATCCGTCACTGGATTCATGGCACCAAAAATACAAGTTTGAAAAGTGAATATATGATATTTGTATGAATTTTGATTGTTGATGAGAAGTTGGTGGTTGGAAATGAATGTAGGGGACGACCCGGAACATGTAAAGACGAAGTTGAGGCATTGGGCACAGGCTGTAGCTTGTTCTGTAATGCAGTTTCATTGAGGTGTGGAAATTTTGTACAGAGGAAGATATATGTTCTAGATATATGCACAGAGAAAGAGCAAGAAGGCCAAGAACAGAATCTGAAATCTCCTTCTGCTTTCGTTTCtggaaaacacaaaacaaaactGTGCTGCTTTCTGTCGGGGGTTTTTTTGGAGCTAAAAATGGTTGGACTGAATTAATTACCCCTTTTTCCTTCAccttcttgttttcttttttacggTTTTATAGATATGTTTTTGGTATGTCTCTCCGAGGTCTCTTCATGTATACAGTTTTGAGCCACTGGTAAATACCACAGCGTATAGGGATTTGCGTTTCTTTACCATGattcaaataaaatgtaattgcATCTAAGATTCgcatttaatatcataaatttgttCTTCCAATTTATTATATGCACGCATGCACACACCACCTTTTCAAACACGACCTATTATGACTTAAATTCAGTTTTTATTTAGCGTGTATCTGGaatatactatattattatgTTGTTTACTAAATTGAACGTcctaactatatatatatatatatatatatatatatatatatatatatatatatatatatatatatataaataaatgactACTAATTTTTACCATCTTACTggtatatttcattttttttaatttaattaaaagctGATCAACGTGTCATATGAAAGTGGAAGCTCACTAcacattctatttttttttttttgaatttaattaaaaactgaACAATGTAACAGGTGAAAGTGGAAGTTCACATTCACGCAGTGGGTTGAAAAATTCTCACCCTCTCATCTTACTCCATTTGAAACATTTTGAAATAGAATCCATTTTCTTTTCACTCTGAACAATTCTCACTCTCTCATCCTTACCTCATTCTCTTTCTATCAGAATCCCTTTCTTCTTCACTCTAAAAAATTTCCAAACCTCTCATGCTTCCATTTAGAAACCCCACCCTCATCCCCTTTGTTGTAAACCAAGTATTGGTTTCCATTGTGGAAACTACAGCTGGAAAAAGAATTCTCTCCCAAACTTGGTGGACCCAGACTGTACACACCAATAACACACCCCATCCCATTTGTTGTAAACCAAGTATTGGTTTCCATTGTGGGAAAACTTTCCTGACCTGCATATGCCAAAGTGTTTCAAGTTATGTTAATAGGGACGACTAAATTCCTCTAGTGATATGTGTTCAACTTGCCTTCAAGGGAGGATGACGAAAACAACTATtgtaaaatgacaaaaaaaaaatagcagtaaattaatcattttgaattaaattaaaaataatttaatttaactagACTCAATTTTAGTGgataaaaaattttgtaatataattcGGTTTAAGTTGCAAGCtcacttgtttttgtttttttaactcattttatatattataatataataaaagaaattgacttttattatattgactttatatttattggagtagaataaaaaatgtttacctattttattaagtattattataaaaataattaatgaaaatcaaaGTATCAACTATATAATTGAgcaaaaacaaattaagaactataatcatttaaatattattcaagaatttttgtaaatatagataaaattgtatcgatggaaaaaaaattattgttaaattaaagtttaagttattgataaatatttcgTCAATAATGAACTGGTTTGTAAAACCCATCAGTAAATTAGAATTTGCATCACTGACgaatattttcttcattaatgTATTTGATGGTCAACTCCATTCGTAAGATTTgttgataatttataatttttattatcgaTAGATTTTTTCATCGATAAAATCATCTCAATAACTAAGGGTGAAAAAATGGGCCAACCCGATATGACCTGACCCATTGTTAACCCGTCCAAAATGGGTCGGGCCAGGTTGGCCCTTCACCTGAAAACAGGTTGAAAAATATAACTTGACTTGCAACATGACGGGCTAGCAGATTGGTAGACTGACCTGCCATTTTTTTCGATGTTTTTCTCAGATTTGCAATAACATGAACATGAAGAGGGGGTCAATGAAGTTTTCACAGAAGATGTCGAGAAGCAAACAACCACACTAGCCAAAATCTTAAAACCCAATTCGAAAAACAACAATCTATAAAACCCTTAACCCACAAATTCATCACAACAGACAAATCTGTCAATCTACGAAAACCCTAACCAAATTGCATCACAGCCAGAAAAACCTCAATCTCGCAAAATTCCTAGCCCACAATCACAACCAGAAAAACCCCAAATCCCGCAAAAGCTCTAACCCACAAATTCATCACAACCAAGTTCGCAGTCATTGGATAACGAGAAATGAAACTTTGCCACGTGGGTCACCTTCGCTTCTGCTGTGTAGATATGCTCTCGTTGGGGAAGAAGAGAAGTCAAATCAAAGAAGAGGTGTTGTCGTGGGTGAgctttgtaaaatattttaaaagtaataaatggACTAAATAAGTATATTGTAAATTATATCTTATCTATCAAAGTAATGCACCAAAAGTGTCATTCGCCCATAATTCACAAGTTCCAGGATTGAAACCTGGCTTTGATAAAATGtagtttctttttagtattttaacATGATATTGATTTTAGTAAAGTCACACTTCGTGTTgatgttttcaataaaaaaataattcttaatttttttaagacttaaatagtcatttggtcctagttttagtcgactttttttactttggtcctacttttgaaattattttcaatttggtcctacctttcattaaattttttcaattaactcCTTTTTCTTAACTACGTCTAAATTGTTAATGGAACAGTGGCCTACATGGTTCTTTTGTGTGACGTGGATTGTTGTTCAGTGACATGTCTATTTCCACTGTATGCATAGACTATATGTTATAATTGAAAGTTAGGGTTTGCGTGATTTTGAATTGTGGTTGTCTTCCATCGATCTTCAGCTGAAAAGGAATGTCTCGTGGGGCATCTTCCTCTTCTTACAATAGCTGGATTCACCGAACTTGCAATTTATGCCATGGTGGTTCTAGGGTTTCAGACTCACCCTCAATTTACGATTGCGGAGACATTGCAGTGGTGCTCACAACTAGAACTACAAAGAACTTGGGTAAACAATTTTGAGGTTGTGCGAACTTTAAGGTTTGTTTCTCAGTGTTTCACTTTCAtattctttttctgttttgcAGAGACGTGGTGAAGATGTGTTGGACtgtaactttttcaaatggtgttACAAAGAGGGTGCTGATGAGCGAGATGCCATTATCGTTAGGCAAAGGTAGAAGATCGCTTATATGGAAAATTCATTGAGTGTTTGGAAAAAATGGATGCAATTGTCATTAGTTGTGATAAGTTTTCTGTTGTAATGAATGTAGTGGTTTTGATGGGTTGTAATTGCCATTGGCTAGCTTAAATAATTACATTGCTTATATGAATGAATGATATTCCTTTTTGTATAATTACATGTTCTCAGCTGTTTAAAGTTGTTAGTTatgtttttttgtaattttaatgaaatgaagaacgaacaatttgaaaatgaagaaggcAGACTAAATTCTGAAAATTGCAAAGTTGATGCATTCCTAATTAAGGCTTTTTTTTAAGCCTTCCATCAAA
This portion of the Vigna unguiculata cultivar IT97K-499-35 chromosome 6, ASM411807v1, whole genome shotgun sequence genome encodes:
- the LOC114189222 gene encoding ribosome maturation protein SBDS; its protein translation is MSRTLVQPVGQKRLTNVAVVRLKKHGMRFEIACYPNTVLSWRSGVEKDLDEVLQSHTVYSNVSKGVLAKSKDLIAAFGTDDQTNICLDILKKGELQVAGKERESLLSSQFRDIATIVMHKTYNTETQRPYTISMIERLMREIHFAVDPHSTSKKQALELIQELQKHFPIKRCPLRIRATAPQDQLPNLLEKLKEWNATVISKEGSSAQLSVVFEMEPGLYKDCHDFVMNKMHGRFEVLAHSLYVEGDTHVDQYNDYEDMPAPLPKETHDSVLELNEKLQKQTISSTSRPTETQQKQNKCNTCNVSFDDSKLYREHHKSEWHKHNMKRKTKQLPPLTEEECMADMELDDSKSDLKDYSF
- the LOC114189085 gene encoding uncharacterized protein LOC114189085 codes for the protein MGEVEQRGQMQEVDTKLQQHIAFAEDALKKRRRFLSKQLSMCEAPRDIAWERKKKKEGRTRLRTRRNSFHHCDDVTDDDLHELKGCIELGFGFNEEDGQTLCDTLPALDLYFAVNRQMSPVSTPNAGGSSSFGSAISFTPPPPPDSDSWKICNPGDDPEHVKTKLRHWAQAVACSVMQFH